A stretch of DNA from Sebastes fasciatus isolate fSebFas1 chromosome 16, fSebFas1.pri, whole genome shotgun sequence:
AGAACCTGGGACACAATAGGAGACGAGGTTAGACGATTTTTCTACAGTAGTGAAAACTAGGGCTGCGACGATTGACCTATCTCCTATGCTATCAAggtacttgggtgccgattcgatatgtattgcgactTTTAAGTCGCTTTTTACTTTTATACTTGTATtacgattctacaagtattgcgattagATATTAAGATTTATCTCtattttttgttaacttttttaacactagaccatgggaaaaggtttaatcatacacttctagggacttttacttagGAAAATATCTAAGTTAATACAgtacaaatgtttgattttcaacatgtatgttgtcagagatgtcctgaagtcaaatatatcagtcattgtcggCATTATTTTTtctagcaacccaaaaatcaaagaataaagacatttccttcacaaattagtggtattttctttttaatttataagggacatgtaatgttttatacttctggtgaatatactCCAATCAATATTATttccataaatgtattttgtatatagttacctttgttaacaccttattttgaaaaccggacgtagtcatacgtgtatacttccgctaactttgccaagtccgttGCTAGCCCTACCGTCAGCatcgttctctttatacatccatggtcagctccgtttttatgcatttatcataaatgtcagtatatgggtgcgctACAGTTGTAGCTTCAGCCAATTTGACCACGAAgatgagtgacggctggcttgaccgcacgttaccgcaatacgagaacgtttcctgtccatgatagagttagcatgcagctttagccatgatgtctttTCCTGActatgtgtgaaaccaaaagtgtttccatactttactgtatgtgtagtgtttacaactgtggatttaaaatgtgagggtgcaggttgtatccacgcCTACCCTTCGCCGTCTTCTACTTTCTTGTTTCAGCTCACTGCGGccagctgcggtttgttttggttgatggatacagaacggatatgacatcacgttactcagactacaacaaaatcgcaaaaaaataaatcgcGATATGTatgtgaatcgattttttttcccccacccccaGTGAAAACTACACAGCAGGCATCAGAAGCAGGATCAGGGTTACTCACGCCTGTGGTCCTTCATGCTTCAAGATCTGGAAAGCACAGTCCACTGTGTTTTTATAGCGGTAGGCCTCCAAACCCTACAGAAATCAGTGTGTTAAAAATGGCAAACATGATTATGACAGTAATGCAATCACCACTGGGTGCTTTTCCCACCTGCATCCTGGTCTTCACCACATCCAGAGGTGTATTTCCAAAGACACTTGCAGCTCCCGCTGTCGCTCCAAACATCGCCGTGACAATTGGGTGCATGTCTCGTCTAGGGTCGTCCCCTTAGAGGCCAAATCCAAAAGTTGGATTTGTGGAGAATTGAAGGAAATATGAGGAGAATGCATCAATCCATTGGACAGAAGACTGGTCAAAAACAGGGATTTTGTTTTGCTGTCGGGAGGCTTTCTTACCTTTGTACCAATTGCGCAGCGCATTCATCACATAGAATCGGATGGCCTGATTGGTTCCTTGTTTCAGCACAGTCGCTGTCAGACCTTGATACGTCCCCCTCACGCCTAAATGAGTCAAACAGATTAGGTTTCTTTATGGAGCACAACCCACACATATGAATACTGGTAGTTATAGATTCCATTATCATAGAGTGCAGCAGGAATGAgacctaaaacccagaaatgagttagcattttagcacttcaagttccctcgtctggaagtcaatggttttttttaatgggcttttagttagatgcctaaaataaagttttgttctactacataaaatatgtcagtaaatacaCGAATTGTGAATTCTGAAGCCTTAATGTGTCTTTAAATAGGCGGTTGCTAAAAAGAGGCTAAATGAGACtgctaaacgtcatcatgccgactcgtccgcctttacagcctcgttgtgtatactcgcttatagcctaacgttagctttttacttctggagattgcatttacacctcaaaaatcataaaagtggtgttcatttgtgaaaattatcttgctgaacaaaacgtgtaagtatcataaatgtgtctttgccacagagcttattttctgcaataatccaaaacccaatggaaataTTCCATAgggtttttgtcgagggaacccaggatgatgctaacttcctggtttgtctacaaaaatacgtcatccctagAGCACTCTATTACCAGTATCCAATAAAATGGAGCAGGGCAGAAAGTGACAGCACGACAAAAGATACAACAAATACTCCAAACTGTTTGCATTGGAGCTACTTTGAGCCACGCTGCTCTCTTACCCTGTTCTCTGATAATCTCACTGACTCCGTGAAAGAAGCCTCTGTAGCGAGGTCTGAGGGAACACTGGTCATGGATCATCTTCACCTGGTGGACAAGGGAAGAACCACCTCATCAGTCCGTTGTTCATTCAGAACATTTTTGATGAAAAGCTTCCTACAGTCAAAGAAAAGTGTCACAGCATCCACCAACCTTGAGCGTCTCCATGGGGCAGACGACCACGATGGCCTCCGCTATGCCTGCTCCTAAACCACACAAGAGGCTCCGCGTGTTGTCCAGCCGACCTGTGGCGTCTCGCATCGGGTTGCTGAGCATCTCGAACGTGCCAAACCTGTGAAAGATAGGAAGCAATATACCAACAACAGAGGAACATTTGTGTGATGGATTCCACTGTAATGAATAGTTTGAGTCAGTTGTTTGGAGTAATTTGGTCAATGAACAATGATTGTGTCAGTAGTTTGTAAGTAGCAGTAATAAAAGCTGATTAATTGGTTAGTTGATAGACTTTTTTCCCCTAACATTAtagtacataaaaaaaatgttttggagAGTTGAttgtacaaaacaagacattcgaTGAGATCAACTTGAGCTCTTACCAAATTTTGATAATTTCAGATAATAATCTGtacattaatcaataatgaaaatattcattAGTTGCCGCCCTACAGATTTCGCTGCCTTTACCTTAAGTACCAAGAAATACTGTCACTGCTTTGGCATCagtcaactgttaaattaattgctattagggctgtcaaagttaacacgttaacgcacatttgtattaacgccactaatttcgttaccgcattaacgcaatcaatcttccggaggttgtatgaaactaaaaaacctaaggaatctattggtaccaaccatgtcatactaacttgagggtaaataacgctccaaacttgcgctaaattttggcgaggaaaaactggcatggccattttcaaaggggtcccttgaactctgacctcaagatatgtgaatgaaaatgggttctatgggtacccacgagtctcctctctacagacatgcccactttatgacaatcacatgcagtttgggcaagtaatattcaagtcagcacactgacagctgctgttgcctgttgggcttgagtttcccatgttatgaattgagcatattttctatgctaaatgcagtacctgtgagggtttctggacaatatttgtcatttgtgttgttaattgatttccaataataaatatatacaaacatttgcataaaacaagcatatttgcccactcccatgttgataaaggtgttaattacttgacaaatctccctttaaaggaactgtttgtaactttttaaacgtataaatctaccgggccggtttcccatgcgcgctcacatatgcgctctcgtgtgtggctacgcggttcagactccctgtggacacgtaccatcacactccaacacaaactaaacggaagcaccaaaacctcttggttctatttagtgaagcccgtctgttaaacgtTGTTGGCGGCGGTCGTAGTacgtgggggagaccgtagctttggtctcgaggaccggagtctctgctccgctgccttcactcacacgctgcgctcgttctcgctccacctctagacgtgcatgcgcgctcactacacactgcagaggaGTTAGTTTAgatctgagaatatctagtgaatgtttgtgcagaaataaatgttgcagctcctccagaccaacagaggtttcccgtgtcttgtgaagtgacggggctccgcagcaagaaatgatatcgtctccgaccgggtgccggtgtctccctccggcacccgttcggagacgataacatacCACGTTAACGAGCCCCGACACGgtttcttttcctgcttcagcccagaggctgaggcaggaaaagccaacactaggatcagcattgattcatggagggaccttcactggtcagctaacattactgccaagcaggtgaaatagagagtgatattgtggttttagctgacgtgtgtcgccttaCTGTTTTGAGAggtgctcgttcatgtctatttagagcgagcaagtgcgagcccgatgctgactttcattgacttaacggccacaggtgtcgctgttaacaagcatttctgaaagttacaaatagtccctttaaggtacattttgaactgataaaaaatgtgggattaagttgcaattaatcgtgattaactatggacaatcatgcgattaattgcgattaaatatttaaatcgtaGACAGCCCTAATTGCTACATAAAAGTGCATTTTTACATAAAATCTGTTAAGTAAAAGCTATTATACAACATGTGTTCATCTTCACCTCACTGCAGACTTGGGTATTGATCCATAGAGCAGGGAGCTGAGACCTCGATACAACCCTCTGAGCCCGTGATCTTGCACAGTCAACTTCACACagtcacctgcacacacacacatacacacacacacacagagcatccAGGAGTGAGTAACCCAGCAGAAGACTAGCACACAAACCTGTAGTCAGGCAGCAGTCATACAAGTCCCAGTGACCTACCGATCCCTCTGTATCGCGGTGGGTTGGCTCTCTCGTCTAGCTGCAGCTGGGTCTTGACATACTCTGTGGGGAAGGTGATGCAGATCTCTATCCCACCTGCTATGCCACCTGAGTGAGGACATGAGAGAAACACTGCTGTGGAGATTTGTTGACTCACTTGAATGTGCAGGAAGTAGGAGGAACTTATAGCGTCTCTATTTCAGTATCAAAAAACATGAGATGgatttataaaatggtcactatatcctgacagtagtgcatgagacaggcaatctgaaaaatgaaatattaatcaatattctgttactgtaatgactaattctcacctcaaatgttttcagaaacatcgtgtagtgtactgtttagctgtaaaatgagagagtttgtgacccggcggCCATGTTGAGATCGGTTGAGGAAATACCGAGCACCACCCGCCAGCCGGAGCAAATTTTCTAATTCTACACTATaatattctgaaaacatttgaggcgagaaataggcattacagtaacataatattgattcatatttgatcagcactgcctagtttgaccgttgatcagttcgcgagtgattgacaggtgcCTCTCAGCATgacctgaaatgacctgtgattggccaatgtctagatgttttaaagcctgaaaacagagccatgaggaggtgcagaagtctagttttctctcagtgcacttgaattacaatatgctgaaaggtcattatggaatttttgcccaataatgcaaaaaatattctgcctactgcaggtttaataaatGCTAATGTGGTGTGATTACACAGTAGTGCCTGCATTGAGTTGGAAAGAACAGCTGAGGGCTACTGAATCTATATTTGCTTCTATTCAATACGCAGTGTAAACATTTCAGCATCTTTATAGATGTTATAAGATGAATGCAAAGGAATAAGGTGATCTCAGTGACAAATACAGAACTACATGATTGGAGTGATGTAGCATCACTGCTGGCTGATTGCGTTTTGACCCAGTTCTGCATGGATAGCCTTAACGGGCGACAGATTGAGATTAGGCTGTGCTGTGCAGAAAGCAATAGGCGATTATGAGGGGGGAAATCTGCGAGCTGAATGAATATTTGAAAAATCAACCTGCAAGGATGGCCTTTCCAGGATGCGTGATTTTCCTCCCTCCGACTGCAGCAGCCGCCAGGTTTCTCCTTGCCGCGTACGAGCGCTGGTGGGCCGGCAGAGATCCCAGCCCCGCCGGGGCGGCGGCCGCGGCGGCCAGGCGCTGCGATGGAGGCTGCCGATGTGGAGCTGAGCTCGGGCATCCTCTCCTCACACCGCAGCTCTCGCACGGTCCCTCACACACCGAAAACGGCTTCAGTAGTGAGGACATTTCAGTCGTCAGGGCTGGTTTCATAAATGTCCCACTGTAGCGATGGTCGGACAATGTCAGACAATAACAACAGTAGAAGTTGCACCGATGTGGCGGCTGAGGGAGCATCAATATTCAAATAGCGGTCAGGTGACGGGGCAGGCCATTGGCTCACCATGCTGCCTAATGTCATTACTCTGTCACGTGACTGTACAAGACTTTTGCCGACCAATAACGAGGAGGATGTTTTATTGATGTGTCGAGGCTCATTACTAGTCTGACCATCACTGTCAAATACTATAATGATCCACAATAGTTAGCACCAGTATTGTATATTTTGCTTTAAGAAAATACTAAAATTATACCTTGTCTCATCAGATATTTATCTTTATAATAAAGGTTTATATCAATCTATAATAATTAGCCCTATTACACATATTTAGATATACGTATAAAGCCAAGtcacatttgtaaaaacaaaacaaaaaacatcaaataatataatatatgataattagggctgtcaatcgattgaaatattgaatcacaatttATCGCATGATTtctccatgattaatcgcaaatgaatcgcacatttttctatatattcaaaatgtactttaaagggatatttgtcaattatttaatactcttatcatcgtgggagtggacaaatatgctggctttatgcaaatgtatgtatatatttattattggaaatcatttaacaatacaaaacaatgacaaatattgtccagaaaccttcacaggtactgcatttagcataaaaaatatgctcaaatcataacatggcaaactgaagcccaacaggcaacaacagctgtcagtgtgtcagtgtgctgacttgactatgacttgccctaaactgcaggtgattatcataaagtgggcatgtctgtaaagggaagactcatgggtacccatagaacccattttcattcacatatcttgaggtcagaggtcaagggactcttttgaaaatggccttgacagtttttccttgccaaaatgtagcgtacatttggagcgttattcaatctccttcccgacaagctagtatgacatggttggtaccaatggattccttaggttttagtagtttcatatgatgccatgcgttatcacattaactttgacagccctaataataatacataatttaaaaaaataagtaaagagACTAAACTAAAACTCAGACCATTAATGCCAAATGTATGCTTATTATACACATGATGTACTGTGTAGTGATAATACCCAATAATACACTGCACGTTTAGCAGTGCAAGTCAAGTAGATAGTGTCATTAGATTAGAATTAAATATCTATATGGTATGTATCGTGTGTGTAATAATAGAAAGGTATTGAGGTATCATAAAAGAGATTTGCATTATTAATTATACTCTAAGAGCCATAGAATAttgcagtaataataatcacaaGAAATGAATAAGATTAAAACCGTAcaatagtatagtgtgtcatgACCCACGCAATCAAGAGTTTGGTATATTGCTGCTGTCTCTTAATCCTTGTTCCCTTAAATAGTGCTCTCGCCATGCcagaacacatgcacacactgccTCCCCCGATCACCCTTACAATGAAACTAGGTCAGTCGTTCCACCCACAACCCCCACCCCCCTGAGAAATAtatagacagacacagagagagccaGTCAGTGTGAAAACTCCAACCTACAACGACCAGTCATTGTTTATTTGGTTAATTGATTTGAAAACAGATGAATTTCATGTTTTGGTGACAACTAGTCTAACTGTGCATGTGTGATGATACAAAGGGGTGGACTATATAGAGAATATTTCCTTCAACTGgtcttcctcctctccagtGTTGTCACTTAATAGAGTAGATTCTCACCTGGATTCTCACCTGGAAGACATAATGATCAACAAGAGCATATTGTTTGTATATACATCTTAGTATTATGTGCAGATTTGGGCAGTATTGATCTTTTTTCTCACTTTGATCTTGAAGTTCCTGTCCTGTCTGATGTACAGCAGCCTCTGCACAGCGCTGATTTCTAAGAAAGCCCGGACGTTGAGCTGCCACAGTAGATCACGCACCTCAACCAGCTCCTCATCCAGTGATTCATTGAAGTTGCTCAGGTCCAGGGTCAGATACTACAGACAGACAAGGTAAAATTTACCTACAACACATTCATGTCACACATTCCCACACCCCACCCCATTCATTGCCATTCTCTATCTGTCCACAAGATGCCCTCATCAGCCCTGCAGTATTTAACCAGCCCTTTTTTACTCACTCCTTGCCAGATAGTAAAAGTTGCCATGTGCCTTTGC
This window harbors:
- the slc25a1a gene encoding tricarboxylate transport protein A, mitochondrial isoform X1, whose product is MLPQPPHRCNFYCCYCLTLSDHRYSGTFMKPALTTEMSSLLKPFSVCEGPCESCGVRRGCPSSAPHRQPPSQRLAAAAAAPAGLGSLPAHQRSYAARRNLAAAAVGGRKITHPGKAILAGGIAGGIEICITFPTEYVKTQLQLDERANPPRYRGIGDCVKLTVQDHGLRGLYRGLSSLLYGSIPKSAVRFGTFEMLSNPMRDATGRLDNTRSLLCGLGAGIAEAIVVVCPMETLKVKMIHDQCSLRPRYRGFFHGVSEIIREQGVRGTYQGLTATVLKQGTNQAIRFYVMNALRNWYKGDDPRRDMHPIVTAMFGATAGAASVFGNTPLDVVKTRMQGLEAYRYKNTVDCAFQILKHEGPQALSNVMSYPFCIHQPKQTAAGRSELKQESRRRRRVLQRNSSQTWPRVLRRGHSLRHL
- the slc25a1a gene encoding tricarboxylate transport protein A, mitochondrial isoform X3, translating into MPELSSTSAASIAAPGRRGRRPGGAGISAGPPALVRGKEKPGGCCSRREENHASWKGHPCRWHSRWDRDLHHLPHRVCQDPAAARRESQPTAIQRDRFGTFEMLSNPMRDATGRLDNTRSLLCGLGAGIAEAIVVVCPMETLKVKMIHDQCSLRPRYRGFFHGVSEIIREQGVRGTYQGLTATVLKQGTNQAIRFYVMNALRNWYKGDDPRRDMHPIVTAMFGATAGAASVFGNTPLDVVKTRMQGLEAYRYKNTVDCAFQILKHEGPQALSNVMSYPFCIHQPKQTAAGRSELKQESRRRRRVLQRNSSQTWPRVLRRGHSLRHL
- the slc25a1a gene encoding tricarboxylate transport protein A, mitochondrial isoform X2, whose amino-acid sequence is MLPQPPHRCNFYCCYCLTLSDHRYSGTFMKPALTTEMSSLLKPFSVCEGPCESCGVRRGCPSSAPHRQPPSQRLAAAAAAPAGLGSLPAHQRSYAARRNLAAAAVGGRKITHPGKAILAGGIAGGIEICITFPTEYVKTQLQLDERANPPRYRGIGDCVKLTVQDHGLRGLYRGLSSLLYGSIPKSAVRFGTFEMLSNPMRDATGRLDNTRSLLCGLGAGIAEAIVVVCPMETLKVKMIHDQCSLRPRYRGFFHGVSEIIREQGVRGTYQGLTATVLKQGTNQAIRFYVMNALRNWYKGDDPRRDMHPIVTAMFGATAGAASVFGNTPLDVVKTRMQGLEAYRYKNTVDCAFQILKHEGPQAFYKGTVPRLGRVCLDVAIVFVIYEEVVKLLNNVWKTQ